A genome region from Marinobacter panjinensis includes the following:
- a CDS encoding hydrogen peroxide-inducible genes activator — translation MTLTELRYVVTLARERHFGRAAERCHVSQPTLSVAVKKLEDELGIPLFERSKNSIRVTETGKRIIEQAQRVLDQVGVIRDMAQDGKNQLNAPLKVGAIYTIGPYLFPHLLPELRRAAPDMPLYIEENYTATLRQKLRQSELDAIIIALPFEEPEVVTLPLYDEPFVVLLPGGHPLTERESLTAEELAKEQLLLLGPGHCFRDQVLESCPPLVDAVTRNPNAKAPSLVTEGSSLETIRHMVASGLGITVLPLSAATAMQYDESILAVRPFAAPVPFRTVALAWRVTFPRPKAIDVLSLAASQCRVIEKAKIDTPAAAATA, via the coding sequence ATGACTCTCACCGAGTTAAGATACGTTGTTACCCTCGCACGGGAAAGGCATTTTGGCCGTGCAGCCGAGCGCTGTCATGTCAGCCAGCCTACCCTGAGTGTGGCGGTCAAGAAGCTGGAAGACGAACTGGGTATCCCGCTGTTTGAACGCAGCAAGAACAGTATCCGTGTCACCGAAACCGGCAAACGGATTATCGAGCAGGCGCAGCGGGTACTGGACCAGGTGGGTGTCATCCGCGATATGGCGCAGGATGGCAAGAACCAGCTCAATGCACCACTGAAGGTCGGGGCCATCTACACCATCGGGCCCTACCTGTTCCCGCACCTGTTACCTGAGTTGCGCCGTGCCGCGCCGGATATGCCCCTGTACATCGAGGAAAACTACACAGCTACCCTGCGTCAGAAGCTGCGCCAGTCTGAACTGGATGCCATTATCATCGCACTGCCGTTTGAAGAGCCTGAAGTGGTGACCCTGCCGCTTTATGACGAGCCTTTCGTGGTGCTTCTGCCCGGTGGCCATCCGCTCACCGAGCGGGAGAGCCTGACGGCGGAGGAACTGGCCAAGGAGCAGTTGCTGTTGCTCGGCCCGGGCCACTGTTTCCGTGACCAGGTGCTGGAGTCCTGCCCGCCGCTGGTTGATGCGGTTACCCGTAACCCCAATGCCAAGGCGCCCTCACTGGTGACCGAGGGCAGTTCTCTGGAAACCATTCGTCACATGGTGGCGTCCGGCCTTGGGATCACGGTATTGCCGCTTTCCGCCGCGACTGCCATGCAGTACGACGAAAGCATTCTGGCGGTTCGGCCTTTCGCAGCACCGGTGCCTTTCCGAACGGTCGCACTGGCCTGGCGGGTGACGTTCCCCCGTCCCAAGGCGATTGATGTTCTGTCGCTGGCAGCCAGCCAGTGCCGGGTGATCGAAAAAGCGAAAATCGACACCCCGGCTGCTGCCGCAACTGCCTGA
- the rpoZ gene encoding DNA-directed RNA polymerase subunit omega translates to MARVTVEDCLEHVDNRFQLVMLATKRARQIATKGFEPMVPEENDKPTVIALREIAAGMVSRDLLTEDDDE, encoded by the coding sequence ATGGCACGAGTTACCGTTGAAGATTGCCTTGAACACGTTGATAACCGGTTCCAGCTGGTTATGCTGGCCACCAAGCGCGCCCGCCAGATCGCAACCAAGGGCTTCGAGCCGATGGTTCCTGAAGAGAACGATAAGCCAACGGTTATTGCCCTGCGCGAAATCGCCGCTGGCATGGTTTCCCGTGATCTCCTCACCGAGGATGATGACGAGTAA
- a CDS encoding GGDEF domain-containing protein, whose product MKPEEKGAKVTRWHSITTRQALVTFVIALLLSAGTGVFQLVSDAQVVRAETREDMERLLNLVEASAAEAAFQLNPDLANQVVEGLYNYRSVRYVSLRDDFGRVLMEKGEASSEQAGILLQALFGDVTHFQKSLDYSVSRTPEPLPVGELRLVLSTASIGESYVQRGRRLFLLGIVEALSIAVLVVLVFHFLITRPLLSIYRAIAAVSLKQPGRWPRPDTPHSRRDELGRLVRELDNLMQAFQKGLDQRDALHQISTIDGLTGIPNRRFFDDFLEKCWYQAADQDQPLSLIFIDIDYFKPFNDNYGHAVGDDCLRSVAGALSGALTRPTDIVARYGGEEFVCVLPGTDLDGARAVAQRIRHDVNALAIPHSHSEAAPYVTVSMGVASAVPGHNEVDMIRLLEIADHRLYLAKDQGRNRCVWHD is encoded by the coding sequence ATGAAACCGGAAGAAAAAGGCGCAAAAGTCACCCGCTGGCACAGTATCACCACCCGCCAAGCCCTGGTAACGTTCGTCATCGCCTTGCTGCTGAGTGCGGGCACCGGGGTCTTTCAGCTGGTGTCGGACGCACAGGTGGTGCGAGCGGAAACCCGGGAAGATATGGAGCGGTTGCTGAACCTGGTTGAAGCGTCTGCCGCGGAAGCTGCCTTCCAGCTCAACCCGGATCTGGCCAACCAGGTGGTTGAAGGCCTCTACAATTACCGCAGTGTCCGTTATGTTTCCCTGCGGGATGACTTCGGTCGGGTGTTGATGGAGAAGGGCGAGGCGTCCAGCGAGCAGGCAGGGATACTCTTGCAGGCATTGTTCGGTGACGTCACCCACTTTCAGAAGTCACTGGATTATTCCGTGTCCCGGACCCCCGAGCCGCTGCCGGTTGGTGAACTTCGGCTGGTACTCTCCACCGCTTCGATTGGCGAGTCTTATGTACAGCGTGGGCGACGTCTGTTCCTGCTGGGCATTGTTGAGGCATTGAGCATTGCCGTGCTGGTGGTACTGGTTTTCCACTTCCTGATCACCCGGCCCCTGCTAAGTATCTATCGCGCCATTGCCGCTGTGAGCCTGAAGCAGCCGGGGAGATGGCCCAGACCCGATACCCCGCATTCCCGCCGCGATGAGCTGGGGCGCCTGGTGCGGGAGCTGGACAATCTTATGCAGGCCTTCCAGAAGGGGCTGGACCAGCGGGACGCGCTGCATCAGATATCCACCATTGACGGCCTGACCGGCATTCCGAACCGGCGTTTTTTCGATGACTTCCTGGAAAAATGCTGGTACCAGGCGGCAGACCAGGACCAGCCCCTGTCGTTGATTTTCATTGATATCGACTACTTCAAGCCCTTCAACGACAACTACGGCCATGCCGTAGGGGACGATTGTCTGCGCTCGGTGGCCGGGGCGTTGAGCGGCGCTTTGACCCGCCCCACGGATATTGTGGCGCGCTATGGCGGGGAGGAGTTTGTCTGTGTGCTTCCCGGTACGGACCTCGACGGCGCGAGGGCCGTCGCACAGAGAATACGCCACGACGTCAATGCACTGGCCATTCCCCACAGCCATTCGGAAGCGGCACCTTATGTCACCGTCAGTATGGGTGTCGCCAGTGCCGTGCCGGGCCACAATGAGGTGGATATGATCCGCTTGCTGGAAATTGCAGACCACCGCCTTTACCTGGCAAAAGATCAGGGGCGCAACCGCTGTGTCTGGCATGACTGA
- a CDS encoding substrate-binding periplasmic protein encodes MHRLICRQELKFLFFPCLALWVWGHAQAAGPITFYTEEYPPYNFINDQGKMDGISTRLLQEALTAIDHPVNFLLVPWARAFSEARLRPGNCMYSTARTAEREAMFHWVGPLVETEWAAFALPGRSIGATSLEELKGLRVGSFHEDAISIYVANQGVEIINASRDSENLKRLTSGLIDVWVTGPDVAEVVAGSAGVRLERLFTFRRSAIYLACHKSIPARFLEQLQTRVDRLKEEGRYHQIRQQVLGNGE; translated from the coding sequence ATGCACCGCCTGATTTGTCGACAGGAATTGAAGTTCCTGTTTTTTCCATGCCTTGCCTTATGGGTGTGGGGGCATGCCCAGGCGGCTGGGCCCATCACCTTCTACACAGAAGAATACCCGCCTTATAATTTTATCAATGACCAGGGCAAGATGGACGGCATTTCCACCAGGCTGTTGCAGGAAGCGCTGACCGCAATAGATCACCCCGTGAACTTCCTGCTGGTGCCCTGGGCGAGGGCCTTCAGCGAGGCGAGGCTGCGGCCCGGGAACTGCATGTACTCCACCGCTCGCACCGCCGAGCGAGAGGCTATGTTCCACTGGGTGGGGCCGCTGGTAGAGACAGAGTGGGCGGCCTTCGCCCTGCCGGGTCGCAGTATCGGGGCGACCAGTCTGGAGGAATTGAAGGGCCTTAGGGTTGGTAGTTTCCATGAGGATGCCATCAGTATTTATGTGGCAAACCAGGGCGTTGAGATTATCAATGCCTCCCGGGACAGTGAAAACCTCAAACGACTGACGTCGGGCCTTATTGATGTCTGGGTGACCGGCCCAGACGTGGCCGAGGTGGTGGCGGGCAGCGCCGGGGTTCGGCTTGAAAGGCTGTTTACCTTTCGGCGCAGCGCGATCTACCTTGCCTGCCACAAATCCATTCCAGCCCGTTTCCTGGAACAACTGCAAACCCGGGTGGACCGACTGAAAGAGGAGGGTCGTTACCACCAGATACGGCAGCAGGTTCTGGGGAACGGTGAATGA
- a CDS encoding RelA/SpoT family protein: MSAEATVDVLASELSTYLDTNRINQVRRAYYYAEQAHEGQMRKSGDRYITHPLAVAHILAGLKLDHQSLMAAMLHDVIEDTGIPKDALAEQFGEDVAELVDGVSKLTQIEFRTRAEAQAENFQKMTLAMARDIRVILVKLADRLHNMRTLGPMPYEKRQRIANETLDIYAPIANRLGMHSICTELEDLGFASLYPMRSKYISKAVAKLRGSHREIIDDIRGKLQEKLEERSLPGRILGREKHLNSIYNKMKFKQKSFHEIMDVYAFRIITDTEDDCYRILGAVHSLYKPLPGRFKDYIAMPKANGYQSLHTTLFGMHVNIEIQIRTEEMEHIANNGIAAHWMYKNEPSNVTSVNQLRVDRWVKGLMEMRERADDSLEFIEHVKVDLFPDEIYVFTPKGKIMELPSGATPVDFAYAIHTDIGNACVACRINRTLGSLSQPLQSGQTVEIITAPGARPNPAWLSFVVTGKARSSIRHVLKNQKRAESLDLGKTLLKKSLKGFGTSLSKISEHQVQAVVSHNQVDSFDDLVSDIGLGNRMAYLVARQLVSGSAEGEASDTALAPVMDNADNSPVTIRGTEGLLVRFASCCKPIPGDPVVGAMDSGKGMVIHSDTCSRLPEDDEGRSRLTHLKWAKDIANEFSVELRVELERQRGVIAELANAVAMADGNIERINVEEQNARLGIVSLVVHVNGRKHLARVMRRIRNIRAVTHINRVRH; this comes from the coding sequence GTGTCGGCAGAGGCAACGGTTGATGTGCTGGCCAGTGAGCTCAGCACCTATCTCGATACCAATCGCATCAATCAGGTGCGAAGAGCCTACTATTATGCCGAACAAGCCCATGAAGGGCAGATGCGCAAAAGCGGTGACCGCTATATTACCCACCCCCTGGCGGTTGCCCATATCCTTGCCGGCCTGAAGCTGGATCACCAGAGCCTGATGGCCGCCATGCTCCACGATGTCATCGAGGACACCGGCATTCCCAAGGATGCGCTGGCGGAGCAGTTTGGTGAAGACGTGGCAGAACTCGTGGACGGTGTCAGCAAACTGACCCAGATCGAATTTCGTACCCGTGCCGAGGCCCAGGCCGAGAACTTCCAGAAAATGACCCTGGCCATGGCACGAGACATCCGCGTGATACTGGTCAAGCTGGCGGACCGCCTGCACAACATGCGCACCCTCGGCCCCATGCCCTATGAAAAACGCCAGCGCATTGCCAACGAAACCCTCGATATCTACGCGCCCATTGCCAACCGACTGGGCATGCATTCGATCTGTACCGAGCTGGAAGACCTGGGGTTTGCGTCGCTGTATCCGATGCGCTCGAAGTACATTTCCAAGGCGGTCGCAAAACTGCGGGGCAGTCACCGGGAAATTATTGATGATATCCGGGGCAAACTGCAGGAGAAGCTGGAAGAGCGCAGCTTGCCGGGGCGGATACTGGGCCGGGAAAAACACCTGAACAGCATCTACAACAAGATGAAGTTCAAACAGAAATCCTTCCATGAAATCATGGATGTTTACGCCTTCCGGATCATTACCGACACCGAAGACGACTGTTACCGCATCCTTGGCGCCGTGCACAGCCTCTACAAGCCGCTGCCGGGCCGTTTCAAGGACTACATTGCCATGCCCAAGGCCAATGGTTACCAGTCCCTGCATACCACCCTGTTCGGCATGCATGTGAATATCGAAATCCAGATCCGCACCGAGGAGATGGAGCACATTGCCAACAATGGTATAGCGGCTCACTGGATGTACAAGAACGAGCCCTCCAACGTTACCAGCGTTAACCAGTTGCGGGTGGATCGTTGGGTGAAGGGCCTGATGGAAATGCGTGAACGGGCGGACGATTCCCTGGAATTCATCGAGCACGTGAAGGTGGATCTGTTCCCGGATGAGATCTATGTGTTCACGCCCAAGGGCAAGATCATGGAGTTGCCCAGTGGTGCCACACCGGTGGATTTTGCCTATGCCATCCATACCGACATTGGTAATGCCTGTGTCGCCTGCCGTATCAATCGCACTCTGGGGTCACTGAGCCAGCCGCTGCAAAGCGGCCAGACCGTGGAAATCATTACCGCTCCGGGGGCACGGCCGAATCCGGCCTGGCTCAGTTTCGTAGTCACTGGCAAGGCCCGCAGCAGTATTCGCCACGTGCTCAAGAACCAGAAGCGGGCCGAATCCCTGGATCTGGGCAAAACCCTGCTCAAGAAGTCTCTCAAAGGCTTTGGAACCAGCCTGTCGAAGATCAGTGAGCATCAGGTTCAGGCTGTGGTCAGTCACAACCAGGTAGACAGCTTCGACGATCTGGTCAGTGATATTGGCCTGGGGAACCGCATGGCCTACCTGGTTGCCCGGCAACTGGTCAGCGGCAGCGCTGAAGGTGAAGCGTCGGATACCGCTCTGGCACCGGTTATGGACAATGCTGACAACAGTCCTGTCACCATCCGTGGAACCGAGGGCCTTTTGGTTCGCTTTGCCAGCTGTTGCAAGCCCATCCCGGGGGACCCGGTGGTGGGCGCCATGGATTCCGGAAAGGGCATGGTCATCCACTCGGATACCTGCTCCAGGTTACCCGAAGACGATGAGGGCCGGTCGCGCCTGACCCACCTGAAGTGGGCCAAGGACATTGCCAACGAGTTCTCGGTGGAACTTCGGGTGGAGCTGGAGCGCCAGCGCGGGGTCATTGCCGAGCTTGCCAACGCAGTAGCCATGGCGGACGGCAATATCGAGCGCATTAACGTGGAAGAGCAGAACGCCAGGCTGGGCATTGTCAGTCTGGTGGTGCATGTCAACGGCCGCAAGCACCTGGCCAGGGTAATGCGGCGGATCAGGAATATTCGCGCGGTTACCCATATAAACCGGGTGAGGCACTGA
- the gmk gene encoding guanylate kinase → MNQAAEQGTLYVISAPSGAGKTSLVAAMLEQDAQLCVSVSHTTRPMRPGEHDGINYHFVSRDDFEAMIGRGDFLEHADVFGNYYGTSQVWVKQTLAGGKDVILEIDWQGAEQVRHLMPDCVSIFIVPPSPEALRKRLNGRGTDASEVVERRLNEAADECSHAVEFEYLVVNDDFDIALDDLLSIVRCHRLRMQAQQLRYSGLLTRLSERR, encoded by the coding sequence ATGAATCAGGCAGCTGAGCAGGGTACGCTGTATGTTATTTCCGCACCGTCAGGGGCGGGAAAAACCAGCCTGGTGGCGGCCATGCTCGAACAGGACGCGCAGCTGTGCGTGTCCGTCTCCCATACCACTCGCCCCATGCGTCCTGGGGAGCATGATGGTATTAACTACCATTTTGTCAGCCGTGATGACTTCGAGGCGATGATTGGCCGCGGCGATTTCCTGGAACACGCGGATGTTTTCGGGAATTACTACGGTACATCCCAGGTCTGGGTAAAACAGACACTGGCCGGAGGGAAGGATGTAATCCTGGAAATTGACTGGCAGGGTGCAGAGCAGGTACGCCATCTGATGCCGGACTGCGTCAGTATTTTTATCGTGCCGCCGTCACCGGAGGCCCTGAGGAAGCGTCTGAACGGACGTGGAACGGATGCGTCGGAGGTGGTGGAGCGGCGTCTGAACGAAGCGGCGGACGAGTGCAGCCACGCGGTGGAGTTCGAGTACCTGGTGGTTAACGACGATTTCGACATCGCGCTGGACGACCTGCTGTCGATCGTTCGCTGCCACCGCCTGCGCATGCAGGCTCAGCAGCTCAGGTATTCCGGATTGCTGACCAGGTTGTCCGAGCGTCGTTGA
- the rph gene encoding ribonuclease PH: protein MRPSGRTPEQSRDIRITRHYTRHAEGSVLVEFGDTKVICTASIENKVPPFLRGEGKGWITAEYGMLPRSTGSRMGREAARGKQGGRTVEIQRLIGRSLRAAVDLSALGEHSITIDCDVIQADGGTRTAAITGGCVALVDALNHLVKEGRLKKSPLKQMIAAFSVGVYKGTPVLDLDYPEDSEAETDMNVIMTDQGGFIEIQGTAEGAPFEQEELDGMLKLAKLGISQLFEAQKAALEA, encoded by the coding sequence ATGAGACCGAGCGGAAGAACGCCGGAACAATCCCGAGATATTCGCATTACACGCCACTACACCCGCCACGCCGAAGGTTCCGTGCTGGTGGAATTCGGCGACACCAAGGTGATCTGCACCGCCTCTATCGAAAACAAGGTCCCACCGTTTCTGCGGGGCGAAGGCAAGGGCTGGATCACCGCCGAGTACGGCATGCTGCCGCGCTCTACCGGCAGCCGCATGGGCCGCGAAGCCGCCCGTGGCAAACAGGGTGGACGTACCGTGGAAATTCAGCGTCTCATCGGCCGCTCCCTGCGCGCCGCCGTCGACCTGAGCGCCCTGGGCGAACACTCGATTACTATCGACTGCGACGTTATCCAGGCTGATGGTGGCACCCGCACAGCTGCTATCACCGGGGGCTGTGTGGCACTTGTAGACGCGCTGAACCATCTGGTGAAAGAAGGTCGGCTGAAGAAGTCGCCTCTGAAGCAGATGATTGCGGCTTTCTCAGTCGGTGTGTACAAGGGTACGCCAGTGCTGGATCTGGATTACCCGGAAGACTCCGAAGCCGAGACCGACATGAATGTGATCATGACGGATCAGGGAGGTTTCATTGAGATTCAGGGGACGGCCGAGGGTGCACCGTTTGAGCAGGAAGAGCTCGATGGCATGCTGAAATTGGCCAAGCTGGGGATTTCTCAGTTGTTTGAGGCTCAGAAGGCGGCTTTGGAGGCGTAG
- a CDS encoding YicC/YloC family endoribonuclease, whose protein sequence is MIRSMTAFARQDTQENWGTLTCEIRTVNHRYLEPSFRLPEALRELENSFREQLRKQLRRGKVDVAIRLQTTEAASQGFEIDEDVAHAVNEAANHINKMLDNPAHISALDILRWPGVLASTEQDYGPARKAAGELFERTVSELVTVREREGERLRPLFEDRLATMGKLVAEVRERMPELIRAQEEHLKNRFEQAKVEIDPDRIAQEMVMLAQKSDVAEELDRLDAHITEVSETLQGDDAIGRRLDFLMQELNREANTLSSKSIDARVTRAAVDLKVLIEQMREQVQNLE, encoded by the coding sequence ATGATCAGAAGTATGACGGCTTTTGCCCGCCAGGATACCCAGGAGAACTGGGGAACGCTCACCTGCGAGATTCGCACGGTCAATCACCGTTACCTGGAGCCGTCTTTCCGACTGCCCGAGGCACTTCGGGAACTGGAAAACAGTTTTCGCGAACAGCTGCGCAAACAACTGCGACGGGGCAAGGTGGATGTGGCCATTCGCCTGCAGACAACGGAAGCTGCGTCTCAGGGGTTCGAGATCGATGAGGATGTGGCCCATGCGGTGAATGAGGCGGCCAATCACATCAACAAGATGCTGGATAATCCGGCCCACATCAGTGCCCTGGATATCCTCAGGTGGCCCGGTGTGCTGGCCTCCACCGAGCAGGATTACGGTCCTGCCCGCAAGGCAGCGGGGGAGTTGTTTGAGCGTACGGTGAGTGAATTGGTGACAGTCAGGGAACGTGAAGGGGAACGTCTGCGCCCTTTGTTTGAAGACCGGTTGGCCACCATGGGCAAACTGGTCGCTGAGGTGCGGGAACGCATGCCGGAGCTGATTCGCGCCCAGGAAGAGCACCTGAAAAACCGCTTTGAGCAGGCAAAGGTCGAGATTGACCCTGACCGAATTGCCCAGGAAATGGTCATGCTGGCCCAGAAAAGTGACGTGGCCGAAGAGCTTGACCGGCTGGACGCCCATATCACCGAAGTGTCAGAGACGCTTCAGGGCGATGATGCCATCGGCCGTCGGCTGGACTTTCTGATGCAGGAGCTGAACCGTGAGGCCAACACCCTCAGTAGCAAAAGTATCGATGCCCGGGTGACCAGGGCTGCCGTTGACCTGAAGGTGCTCATTGAGCAGATGCGGGAGCAGGTACAGAACCTGGAGTAG
- a CDS encoding NAD-dependent epimerase/dehydratase family protein, giving the protein MAITEHKQAPRILVAGCGKLGGAIAETLSQEAEVFGLRRNPARIPQGVHALGADLLERKQVEAILPESLDIVIYCLTPSSYDEEGYRNAYVRGLENLVAALGSQRLTRLFFVSSSSVYSQNDDSWVDETSPTDPARFSGQMVLAGEQTALNSGHPATAIRFSGIYGPTRQQFLEAVMNGRMDPASPAPFSNRIHEADAVAAVCHLVNRALAGEPLDPCYLASDCEPVRLDEVVAWVREQVPCAAPEPDARKGGRAGSKRCSNKRLLESGFRFRYPDFREGYREMIAQQK; this is encoded by the coding sequence ATGGCAATCACTGAACACAAGCAAGCGCCACGCATACTGGTCGCCGGTTGCGGCAAACTCGGTGGAGCGATTGCAGAAACGCTGTCCCAGGAGGCTGAGGTCTTCGGTTTGCGGCGCAATCCGGCCCGGATTCCGCAAGGGGTTCATGCCCTCGGCGCCGACCTGCTGGAGCGGAAACAGGTTGAAGCGATACTGCCGGAAAGTCTCGATATCGTGATCTATTGCCTGACGCCCTCCAGTTACGATGAAGAGGGCTACCGTAACGCCTACGTCCGTGGCCTTGAAAATCTTGTCGCCGCCCTCGGCTCACAGCGGCTGACGCGTCTCTTTTTCGTCAGCAGCAGCAGTGTCTATTCCCAGAATGACGATTCCTGGGTTGACGAGACCAGCCCCACAGACCCTGCCAGGTTCAGCGGCCAGATGGTCCTGGCAGGCGAGCAGACCGCCCTGAACAGCGGCCACCCTGCAACGGCTATACGGTTCAGTGGTATTTACGGGCCGACACGGCAACAATTTCTGGAGGCCGTTATGAACGGCCGCATGGACCCCGCGTCCCCTGCCCCGTTCAGTAACCGGATTCACGAAGCCGATGCCGTGGCCGCGGTTTGCCACCTGGTGAACCGGGCGCTGGCAGGAGAGCCTCTGGACCCGTGCTATCTCGCCAGTGACTGCGAACCGGTCAGGCTGGACGAGGTTGTGGCCTGGGTGCGGGAACAGGTGCCCTGTGCGGCCCCTGAGCCTGATGCTCGCAAGGGTGGGCGCGCAGGCAGCAAGCGTTGCAGTAACAAGCGTTTGCTGGAATCGGGATTCCGTTTCCGCTATCCGGATTTTCGGGAGGGTTACCGGGAAATGATCGCACAGCAGAAATGA
- a CDS encoding substrate-binding periplasmic protein yields the protein MTKLCRCLLVIFFFGPLYGAASELDRLTFITEHYPPYNYLDERELKGSSVGILEAMLQHAGSTTETTDIRVLPWARGYDTTLLTPDAVLFSTTRTSAREDLFQWVGPLAAGRVVLLARKDSNISIQNQEALQNGNVSMVVIGEDIGAQKLLESGVNAARMHTAVNNESAMNMLVANRVNLWAYGEDVAHWLLRKHGHDPDDFETVYVLSQDPLYFAINRDTDPAVVERLQQILDDLRVRGKIPPIE from the coding sequence ATGACAAAGCTTTGTCGCTGCCTACTGGTGATTTTTTTCTTCGGCCCTCTTTACGGGGCCGCCTCTGAGCTTGATCGGCTCACCTTCATAACAGAGCATTACCCACCCTACAATTACCTGGACGAGAGAGAGCTGAAGGGTTCATCCGTTGGAATCCTGGAGGCCATGCTGCAACACGCTGGAAGCACTACGGAAACCACGGATATCCGGGTGCTGCCGTGGGCCAGAGGCTATGACACCACCCTACTGACACCGGATGCCGTGCTGTTTTCCACCACCCGTACCAGTGCCCGCGAAGACCTGTTTCAGTGGGTGGGGCCCCTGGCAGCCGGACGCGTGGTGCTGCTGGCCAGGAAAGACAGCAATATCTCGATCCAGAACCAGGAGGCCCTGCAAAACGGTAACGTAAGTATGGTGGTTATAGGGGAGGACATAGGTGCCCAGAAATTGCTGGAATCCGGTGTTAATGCCGCCCGCATGCACACGGCTGTGAATAACGAGAGTGCGATGAACATGCTGGTCGCCAACCGGGTCAACCTGTGGGCCTATGGTGAAGATGTGGCGCACTGGCTGTTGAGGAAGCATGGGCATGATCCGGACGATTTCGAGACCGTCTATGTGCTGTCCCAGGACCCGCTCTACTTTGCCATCAACCGTGATACCGATCCTGCCGTTGTAGAGCGGTTGCAGCAGATACTTGATGACCTTCGCGTCCGGGGCAAGATACCGCCAATTGAATGA
- a CDS encoding RidA family protein: protein MTNKSVIQTENAPQAIGTYSQAVKAGDTVYISGQIPLVPETMEVAAGDFAAKTRQVFENLKAVCEASGGELKDIVKVNIYMTDLSNFATVNEIMATYFQEPYPARAAVGVAALPKGVPVEMEAVMVLS, encoded by the coding sequence ATGACCAATAAATCCGTAATCCAGACCGAAAATGCACCGCAGGCTATCGGTACCTATTCTCAGGCCGTCAAGGCCGGAGACACTGTCTACATCTCCGGACAGATCCCGCTGGTGCCAGAGACCATGGAGGTGGCCGCAGGCGACTTTGCCGCCAAGACCCGCCAGGTGTTCGAAAACCTGAAGGCTGTTTGTGAGGCCAGCGGTGGTGAGCTCAAGGACATCGTCAAGGTCAATATCTATATGACCGATCTGAGCAACTTCGCTACGGTGAACGAGATTATGGCCACCTATTTCCAGGAGCCCTATCCGGCCCGAGCCGCCGTAGGCGTGGCGGCCCTGCCCAAGGGCGTTCCGGTGGAAATGGAAGCGGTGATGGTGCTGAGCTGA
- a CDS encoding exodeoxyribonuclease III: MRVVTISVNGLAQAVEKGFFEWLARQDADVVCVQDHRMRAYEIEDYNLIPEGYEAYFIDGERNEDGGVGIYTRHFPKAIMYGFANEQADREGRFIQADFDKVSVACVLSPCALGREEELIGDDDLTVLDHKDDFMEAFGIHMQKTLRKRRQFIFCANLQTAHHVTDASPLYHTLDFSGFLPHERAWLDRLFDEMGCVDAFRDINKQSSQFTWWPEQAEGSRKNAGIRVDYQLLTPGIRKTIRDGWIDDSTRFSDHAPVIMDYDIEIGL, from the coding sequence ATGCGGGTAGTAACGATCAGCGTCAACGGTCTAGCTCAGGCGGTTGAAAAAGGTTTCTTTGAATGGCTGGCCAGGCAGGACGCTGACGTGGTCTGCGTTCAGGACCACCGCATGCGGGCCTACGAGATCGAGGACTACAACCTGATCCCGGAGGGCTACGAGGCCTACTTCATTGATGGCGAACGCAACGAGGACGGCGGTGTTGGCATCTATACCCGCCACTTTCCCAAAGCCATCATGTACGGTTTTGCCAATGAGCAGGCCGACCGCGAGGGCCGTTTTATCCAGGCCGATTTTGACAAGGTGTCCGTTGCCTGTGTGCTCTCCCCCTGTGCCCTGGGCCGGGAAGAGGAACTGATTGGCGACGACGACCTGACCGTGCTGGATCACAAGGACGATTTCATGGAAGCCTTCGGCATCCATATGCAGAAAACCCTGCGCAAGCGCCGTCAGTTCATCTTCTGCGCAAACCTGCAGACCGCCCATCACGTGACCGACGCCAGCCCGCTGTACCACACGCTGGATTTCTCCGGTTTTCTGCCCCACGAACGGGCATGGCTGGATCGCCTGTTTGATGAAATGGGCTGTGTTGATGCATTCCGCGATATCAACAAACAAAGCAGCCAGTTCACCTGGTGGCCCGAGCAGGCCGAAGGTTCCCGCAAGAACGCCGGAATCCGCGTGGATTATCAGCTACTGACCCCAGGAATCCGCAAGACCATCCGCGATGGCTGGATTGACGACAGCACCCGCTTCTCCGATCACGCGCCGGTGATCATGGATTACGACATAGAGATTGGATTGTAA